CCTCGCTCGCGTGGGCGGACGAGATCGTCGTCGTCGACGATTTCAGCGCCGATGCGACGCAGGCGATCTGCCTGCGGCACGGGGCGATCGTCCATCAGAGGCGGTTCACTGGCTTCCGCGACCAGAAAAGCCACGCCATGTCGCTGGCGTCCCACGACTGGGTCCTCGAGCTCGATTCCGACGAGCGCATATCGGACGCGATGCGGCAAGCGATCTTAGGGCTGAAAGAGGAGGATTTCGCGCGGCATGCGGGATTCGAGTTCGCCCGCTTGAGCCGTTTTTGGGGGAAATGGATCCGCCACGCGTCTCTCTACCCGGACCGCAAGCTCCGGCTGTACGACCGACGGAGGGGGAAGTGGACCGAGGCGAACATCCACGAGCGGTTCCTCCCGGACGGCCCGGTGGGGCGGCTGCCGGGAGACATCCTTCACGCCCAGGACCTCGATCTGGACGGGTACATCCGGCGCACCGCCCGCTACGCCCGGCTCTCCGCCGAGGAGTACCTGCGGCAGGGGCGGACGGCGCGGTGGCACCACTTCACGGTGAGGCCGCTCTACACCTTCCTATACAGGTACTTCGCGCGCCTCGGATTCCTCGACGGAGTGGAGGGCTTCGTCGTCTCCGTCGTGGGAGCGGTCGGGACGTTCCTCAAGTACATGACGCTGTACGAGCTGCAGAGGGAACGGAAAAAGTAGCGACCCGTCCCCGGTGCCGGTGATCCTGCAGCGTCACAACGCAGCTTCCCGCATCAGGCCGGCCATCAAAGCGGCGATCTCGCCGTGGCGGATGGTCGCCCGGCACTCCGCGTCCCGCGGGCAGACCTTGTCCCCCTTGATCTGGCAAGCCGTGCACGGAAGCGGCGCCTGGACGAACCGGTGGAAGAGGCCGACCGGGGCGGCGTATTTCCCGTCGCTGCCGCGGAACACCGACACCGTCCTGGCGCCGACGGCCGCCGCCAGGTGGAGGGGGCCCGTGTCCGGGCCGATCATGAACCCGCAGGCGAGGTAGACGGCGGCGAGCGCCTTGTACCCCAGACGGGGCAGCAGCTCGACGCGCCCGCCCGCAAGCCGCCGGATGGCGAGGCATTCCTCCCGCTCTTCTTCCGTCCCCCACGAAAGGAACGTCCCCAGCGAAGGGAATTCCTCGGCGAGCCTGCGCACGGTCTCCGACCAGAAGGCGGGATCCATCCGCTTCGTGTTCCAGGTCGTCCCGGGGTGCAGGGCCAGCCGCGGGGCCGCTCCCGGCAGCGTCTCCGAAAGGAGCCGTTCCGCTTCCGCGACCCGGTCCGGGGGAACCGTCACTCCTCCCGCCGATCCCTCGAAGGAGAAATCGCCCCCGAACGGAGCGCTCGCCACCCGAAGGATCTTTTCCGACACGTGCCGGTCCGAGGACGACGCCGCAGGCCGATGATTGGTGAACCAGGCGTTCTGCGGCTCCCGGGCGGCATCCCGCGGGAACCCGAATCTCACCGGCGCTCCCGACAGGAAGGTCACTACCCCGCTCTTGATGTTTCCCTGGAGGTCGAAGGCGACATCATACCGTTCCCTCCGCATCGCGGAGATTGCCGCGAGCGCCTCGCTCCACGTCGAGGGGCGCCCGGCGCGCCCCTTCCATTCCTTGAGAGGAAGCGCAACGACCTTCGCGACGCACGGGTTTCCCTCGAGAAGCTCCACGAACCGCGCGTCCACGGCCCAGTGGATTTCCGCGGACGGCGCCCTCTCATGCAGGAACGCGGCCGCGGGCAGCGCGTGCAGGACGTCTCCCATGGAGGAGAGCTTCACGATCAGGATGCGGCGCGCGTCAAGCAAGGGAAACCGCCATGTTATTGCCGAATTCCATGCATGATACCGCAAACGGGAGGAACCCCCCAGCCGATTTTCCCCCACCGCGACGCATGCATCTGGTATATATAAATGTTTCGTGGAGGGATGGCCGAGCGGCTGAAGGCGGCGGTCTTGAAAACCGCTGAAGCGCAAGCTTCCGTAGGTTCAAATCCTACTCCCTCCGCCAAGGCGAATTCCCGGATCGGCAAGCTTTGGGGAGAGGTGGCCGAGCAAGGCTGAAGGCAACCGCCTGCTAAGCGGTTGTACGGGTAAAACCGTACCGAGGGTTCGAATCCCTCCCTCTCCGCCATGATTTTCCGTACGCTTTTCCTTGGGGAGGGTTCGAACCCGAGCCCTCCGCCGACGAAGAGGAGAAAGAGCGCGACGCACGGGAGCGCGGCAGGAGGGCGAGGCGCCGGGAGGGCGAAGGCTTGGATGGCCTGAGCCTCAGCGGTCGAATCCCTCCCTCTCCGCCATGTTTTCCCGTACGCTTTTCCTTGCGGAGGAATGTCGATCCGGGTCGAGTAAAATGAAGCAAGCGGCCGTAAGCGGAGAGGTGTCCGAGCTGGCCGAAGGAACGCGACTGGAAATCGCGTAGGTGGCTAAACCCCGCCTCCAGGGTTCAAATCCCTGCCTCTCCGCCATTTTTTTGGGTACGAGTTCCTTTGGGCAGGGATTTGAACCGAGTCGAGCGCCGAGCAGATGCGAGGATGAGCCGCCATGGATGGCGGCGAAAGATCAGGGCGACAACCGCGATGGCCATGGAAGGCCAAGTGCCGCGGAGGGCATGGATGCCCGGGAGCGGCGAGCGACGAGACAGGACGTCGAGGAGCGGAGGGAAATCCCTGCCTCTCCGCCATTTTTTCAGGTACGAATTCCTCCGGGGAGGGATTCGATATTTCCGTCGATAATCATTCCATCCAGCTCCAGGAGGTACCGATGAAGAAGATCTGCATGTTCGTGGCTGCGCTGATGGTGGTCGCCGTTGCCGGTTCCGGCTGCAAGAAGAAGCAGCCGTCCCCGCCCCCGATGCCCCCGCAGGGCGCCCCGGAACAGCCCGGGATGCCCGGCGGAATGCCGCCCGGCGGGATGCCGCCCGGCGGAATGCCCGGCGGGATGCCCGGCGGAGCGGGCGTAGAGAAGAAGGTCGTGATTCCCGACGAAGTCAAGAAGTCATGGAAGGCCGCCAAGATCGAAGTGGAGTACAAGGAAAAGAAGGAAAAGAAACAGTTCGACATGCCGCTGAACGCCGAGTTCAAGGTCCCCGACTCCGGCCTCACCATCAAGGTGGGCGCGTTCTTCCCGCACTTCAAGATGGCGCCGGACCAGATCACCTCCGAATCCAATAACCCGGAGAATCCCGCGGTGCAGGTCGAGGTGTTCGAGGGAGGGACCGAGATCTTCCACGGGTGGCTCTTCGCGAAGTTCCCCGAGGTGCACAAGTTCGCCCACGACAAGTACGCAATCGCCCTCGTAGGGGGCGTAAAGAAGTAAGTCGCCGCGAACGCGTCCCACGGAAACCGGGGGGAGGCCGTGAAACGGCCTCCTCCCTGGCCGAGCAATATTCCAATACCAATTGGCCGAATGGGAAACCGTTATGCGTATAAGATTCAAGTTCCTGGAACGCAAACACTACGGCGGTCTTTTAGAAAACACCTTGATAAATACCCATGAAGTCGTAGAAAGATTGGTCCTTGAGGAAAAGAACCACGATACCATCCTGGATATACCCAGCGGAGAGGGCGCATTCGCCAAGCGCATGGTGGAAAAACATGGAATGAAAGTCCATGCGGCCGACTGTGATCATATAATTAAATTCGACGGTGCAGAGTTTAAAGTCGCCGACATGAACAACAATCTGCCTTATGACGATGGCATGTTTGACGGTGTATGCTGCATTGACGGCATTGAACACATTGAGAGACCGTTCGACTTTATAAAAGAATGCGCAAGGATAATAAAGAAAGATGGCTTTTTTATAATCGTAACCCCTAACATATCTTCATTACGTTCCAGGTGGCGCTGGCTATTAACCGGATTTCATCATGGATGCAAATGGCCCCTGGATGAGACCGACCCGATGCCGCTGCATCATATCAATATGGTATCCTTCCCGGAACTCAGATATCGATTAGCCACTAATGGATTTGTCATAAAAAGCATTGCCACAAACCAGATAAAACTCATCAGTTGGATATATATCTTTTTAATTCCATTTTCCCTTATTGCAACATACCTCGTATTCAGGAAAAACTCGCCTACCCCCTCGAGAGCAAGAATCAACAAAGAAGTATTTCGGCAAATGTTTTCGATTCCTACGCTGTTTGGAGCAGGACTCATCGTTAAATCAAAAAAGGTGTGAACCTATTTTTTCGCTTTCCGCAGGACCTCGATCATCCGGTCGTGGATCCGCCCGTTGGAAGCCAGGATGTCCGGCTGGTGGAGGTCGTACGCGCCGCCGTCGAGACGGGTGACGATCCCGCCCGCCTCCCGGAGGATCAGGAAGCCCGCCGCCGTGTCCCAGGGCTTCAGCTTCAGCTCCCAGAACCCGTCGAACCGGCCGCTGGCCACGTAGCACAGGTCGAGCGCCGCGGAGCCGTCCCGGCGGATCGCCTGCCCGGTGAAGACGAACGCCCGGAAGTAGTCGAAGTTGTTGTCGGCCGAAAGCCGCACGTCGTAGGCGAAGCCGGTGGCCAGCAGTGCTTTCCTCAGGTCGGATATTTCCGAAACGGCGATGCGCTCCCCGTTCCGGAACGCTCCCCCGCCCGCCGTCGCGGCGTACATCTCGTCGAGCAGCGGGTCGTACACCGCCCCGGCCGCCATCTCCCCTTCGCGCTCCACGCCCACGGAAACGCAGAAGCAGGGGTACCCGTGCGCGTAGTTCGTGGTCCCGTCCAGCGGATCGACGATCCACCGGTAGGGAGAAGGCGAGGTCCGTTCCGGGCTCTCTTCCGACAGGATGCCGTGGTCGGGAAACCGCTCGCGGATCCGCCCGAGGATGTATCGCTCCGATTCCCGGTCCACCTCCGTGACCAGGTCGATCTCCCCCTTGAAATGGATCTTCTGCCGCCGGCCGAAGTTCCTCCGGAGGATCTCCCCCGCCCCGCGGGCGACATCCTCGGCGAACGCCAGCAATTCCCGGTTTTCCATCCTTTCCTCCCTGTCGATCCCGTGCCCGCGCCGGGCTGACGGCGATTATAATACGTGGAGTGCGCGTCCCTTAGGGAAACGTTGCGCGCCGCCGGAGGCAACCATCATGAAACGCCGCGCCGTCTCACGGCTCCTGCCGCTCCTGCTGCTGCTGCCGCTGCTTATGGCCGCATGCTCCTCCAACAAGACCGCCGTGAAACCGTGGAACCCGGGCGACACGGTGATCTGCCCCCACTGCGGGCGCGAGTTCACGCTCCCCGAGAAGCTCGGGAAATAAATAGTTGTTGACTGGTGGCATGATTTTTATTATCGTGCCACCATTTCCTGCGGAGGGGCGTCGTTGCCCGGCGTGACGCGGTTCGGCATCTCCCTGGACGAGGGGCTTCTCGCAAAGTTCGACCGCCTCATCGAGCGGAAGGGGTACGGAAACCGCTCCGAGGCGATCCGCGACCTGATCCGCGACGCATTGGTCCGCGACCGCTGGGAACTCGGCGACGAGGAGGCGGTGGGTACCCTGACCCTCGTGTACTCCCATGAGGTCCGGGATCTGGAGGAGCGCCTCACCGAGCTGCAGCACGCCCATTACAAGACGATCGTTTCCACCCTCCACGTCCATCTCGACCCCCACCACTGCCTGGAGGTGCTTGTCCTCCGGGGAAAGGCCTCCCTGCTGAAATCCATCGCCGACCGGCTCATCGGGACGCGCGGCGTCCGGCACGGGACGTTCTCGGCCACGGCGGAGGGGAAGGCGCTCGGATGAGATAATTTTTTTTTGCAGAAGTGTTACGAATATATAATTCGTGACATCCTATCTCATGACGGTAAGGGGGCGCGACATGAAACGGAGCGGGGCGGCCGTCGCGGCCGCGGCGGCGATCTGCCTGGCGGTTCTGGCCGGAACAGGGCGGGACGCCCTCGCCGGGCATCCCTTCGGCACGGAAGACGCCGGAACGCAGGGAAAGGGAAACGTCGAGGTGGAGTTCAACCTCGAGCGGCGGAACGGCAGCGACGGGTCGAGAACCACTTCCCTCGGGAACGGCATCACAATGGGGGTCGCCCCGAAGGTCGACCTTGCCGTCGGCTACAGCTACGACTTCGCGAAGGATCCCGCGGGCGTCCGCACGCGCGGCATGGGCGACGTGGAAGCGCA
The sequence above is a segment of the Thermodesulfobacteriota bacterium genome. Coding sequences within it:
- a CDS encoding glycosyltransferase family 2 protein; protein product: MRPKISAFVITRDNEKVVGECLASLAWADEIVVVDDFSADATQAICLRHGAIVHQRRFTGFRDQKSHAMSLASHDWVLELDSDERISDAMRQAILGLKEEDFARHAGFEFARLSRFWGKWIRHASLYPDRKLRLYDRRRGKWTEANIHERFLPDGPVGRLPGDILHAQDLDLDGYIRRTARYARLSAEEYLRQGRTARWHHFTVRPLYTFLYRYFARLGFLDGVEGFVVSVVGAVGTFLKYMTLYELQRERKK
- a CDS encoding glycosyltransferase family 9 protein — protein: MLDARRILIVKLSSMGDVLHALPAAAFLHERAPSAEIHWAVDARFVELLEGNPCVAKVVALPLKEWKGRAGRPSTWSEALAAISAMRRERYDVAFDLQGNIKSGVVTFLSGAPVRFGFPRDAAREPQNAWFTNHRPAASSSDRHVSEKILRVASAPFGGDFSFEGSAGGVTVPPDRVAEAERLLSETLPGAAPRLALHPGTTWNTKRMDPAFWSETVRRLAEEFPSLGTFLSWGTEEEREECLAIRRLAGGRVELLPRLGYKALAAVYLACGFMIGPDTGPLHLAAAVGARTVSVFRGSDGKYAAPVGLFHRFVQAPLPCTACQIKGDKVCPRDAECRATIRHGEIAALMAGLMREAAL
- a CDS encoding class I SAM-dependent methyltransferase, whose protein sequence is MRIRFKFLERKHYGGLLENTLINTHEVVERLVLEEKNHDTILDIPSGEGAFAKRMVEKHGMKVHAADCDHIIKFDGAEFKVADMNNNLPYDDGMFDGVCCIDGIEHIERPFDFIKECARIIKKDGFFIIVTPNISSLRSRWRWLLTGFHHGCKWPLDETDPMPLHHINMVSFPELRYRLATNGFVIKSIATNQIKLISWIYIFLIPFSLIATYLVFRKNSPTPSRARINKEVFRQMFSIPTLFGAGLIVKSKKV
- a CDS encoding inositol monophosphatase family protein, whose product is MENRELLAFAEDVARGAGEILRRNFGRRQKIHFKGEIDLVTEVDRESERYILGRIRERFPDHGILSEESPERTSPSPYRWIVDPLDGTTNYAHGYPCFCVSVGVEREGEMAAGAVYDPLLDEMYAATAGGGAFRNGERIAVSEISDLRKALLATGFAYDVRLSADNNFDYFRAFVFTGQAIRRDGSAALDLCYVASGRFDGFWELKLKPWDTAAGFLILREAGGIVTRLDGGAYDLHQPDILASNGRIHDRMIEVLRKAKK
- the nikR gene encoding nickel-responsive transcriptional regulator NikR, whose product is MPGVTRFGISLDEGLLAKFDRLIERKGYGNRSEAIRDLIRDALVRDRWELGDEEAVGTLTLVYSHEVRDLEERLTELQHAHYKTIVSTLHVHLDPHHCLEVLVLRGKASLLKSIADRLIGTRGVRHGTFSATAEGKALG